Proteins from one Chitinophaga oryzae genomic window:
- the bglX gene encoding beta-glucosidase BglX, with protein sequence MKKLLIGLLLVVATETHAQDAKMNAFISNLMGKMTLEEKIGQLNLVVPGGGTVTGSVVSQGVDDNIRKGNVGGLFGITGPEKIRKIQDIAVKSSRLHIPLIFGLDIIHGHKTIFPIPLGLSASWDMGLIERSARIAAQEGTADGLSWAYSPMVDISRDPRWGRIAEGSGEDPYLGSRIAEAMVRGYQGKDYSQGTTLMACVKHFALYGAAEGGRDYNSVDMSRIKMFQYYLPPYKAAIDAGVGSIMTSFNDVDAVPATGNKWLLTDLLRKQWGFKGLVVSDYTAVNEMMAHGLGDLQTVSALALKAGLDMDMVGEGFLTTLRKSLQEGKVTLQDINNACRRVLETKYKLGLFDDPYRYIREDRAAKDILTPANRAAAREIAARSFVLLKNDRQTLPLSEKGTIALVGPLADSKNNMLGTWAVSGDLQQAVTVREGIRNVAGDKVKVLYAKGANLTDDTTLAKNVNVFGPRAEIDSRTPDAMLQEALDAANKADVVVAVLGEASEMSGESASRSNLDIPESQQVLLKALVKTGKPVVLVLMNGRPMTISWENTHVTSILDTWFAGTEAGNAIADVLFGRYNPSGKITASFPRNVGQIPVFYNHKHTGRPLEGAAFQKFKSDYLDVPNTPLYPFGYGLSYTTFSYSDVKVSKQNPAGNETITASVTVTNTGKYAGEEVVQLYLTDPVASVTRSVQDLIGFRKISLQPGESKEVSFNISPDNLKFYNSNLQYVWEPGEFIIRIGTSSADTKSATVNWKK encoded by the coding sequence ATGAAGAAGCTACTAATCGGACTACTGCTGGTAGTCGCCACGGAAACACATGCACAGGATGCTAAAATGAACGCCTTTATCAGTAACCTGATGGGCAAAATGACGTTAGAAGAAAAAATCGGCCAGCTGAACCTGGTGGTGCCGGGAGGCGGTACCGTTACCGGTTCGGTAGTCAGCCAGGGGGTTGACGACAATATCCGTAAAGGCAATGTAGGCGGCCTTTTCGGGATCACCGGCCCTGAGAAGATCCGCAAAATACAGGATATCGCCGTTAAAAGCTCCCGCCTGCACATCCCGCTCATTTTCGGGCTGGACATCATCCACGGCCACAAAACCATTTTCCCTATCCCGCTGGGCCTCTCCGCCTCCTGGGATATGGGACTGATTGAACGCAGCGCCCGCATCGCCGCACAGGAAGGCACCGCCGACGGGCTCTCCTGGGCTTACTCCCCCATGGTAGATATCTCCCGCGATCCCCGGTGGGGCCGCATCGCAGAAGGCTCCGGGGAAGACCCTTACCTCGGCTCCCGCATCGCCGAAGCAATGGTAAGGGGCTACCAGGGCAAAGACTACAGCCAGGGCACCACGCTGATGGCCTGCGTCAAACATTTCGCGCTCTACGGCGCCGCTGAAGGCGGCCGCGACTACAACTCCGTTGACATGAGCCGCATCAAAATGTTCCAATACTACCTCCCTCCCTATAAAGCCGCTATCGATGCCGGGGTTGGCAGCATCATGACCTCCTTCAACGATGTGGATGCCGTACCTGCTACGGGCAACAAGTGGCTGCTCACCGACCTGCTCCGCAAACAGTGGGGCTTTAAAGGACTGGTGGTAAGCGACTATACCGCAGTAAACGAAATGATGGCCCACGGCCTCGGCGACCTGCAAACCGTGTCCGCACTGGCACTCAAAGCAGGGCTGGACATGGACATGGTAGGTGAAGGGTTCCTGACTACCCTCAGGAAATCACTGCAGGAAGGGAAAGTCACCCTGCAGGACATCAACAACGCCTGCCGCCGTGTACTGGAGACCAAATACAAATTGGGCCTCTTCGATGATCCTTACCGCTATATACGGGAAGACCGCGCGGCCAAAGATATCCTGACCCCGGCCAACAGGGCCGCAGCCCGCGAAATAGCCGCCCGCTCCTTCGTGCTGCTGAAAAACGACCGGCAAACGCTGCCTCTCTCCGAAAAAGGCACCATCGCCCTCGTTGGCCCGCTGGCCGACAGCAAAAACAATATGCTGGGCACCTGGGCCGTATCCGGCGACCTGCAACAGGCCGTTACGGTTCGTGAAGGTATCCGCAACGTAGCAGGCGACAAAGTGAAAGTGCTCTACGCCAAAGGCGCCAACCTCACCGACGATACCACCCTCGCCAAAAATGTAAATGTCTTCGGTCCCCGCGCTGAAATAGACAGCCGCACCCCCGATGCCATGCTGCAGGAAGCCCTCGACGCCGCCAACAAAGCCGACGTGGTGGTGGCAGTACTGGGCGAAGCGTCCGAGATGAGCGGTGAAAGCGCCAGCCGTAGCAATCTTGACATCCCCGAAAGCCAGCAGGTACTGCTCAAAGCCCTGGTTAAAACCGGCAAACCTGTCGTACTGGTGCTGATGAACGGCCGCCCGATGACCATCAGCTGGGAAAACACCCATGTGACTTCCATCCTCGATACCTGGTTCGCCGGCACCGAAGCAGGCAACGCCATCGCCGACGTGCTGTTCGGCCGCTACAACCCCTCCGGGAAAATCACCGCCAGCTTCCCCCGCAACGTCGGACAGATACCGGTATTCTATAATCATAAACATACCGGCCGCCCGCTGGAAGGCGCCGCTTTCCAGAAATTCAAATCCGATTACCTCGATGTACCCAATACACCGCTGTATCCCTTCGGCTATGGCCTCAGCTATACCACCTTCTCCTACAGCGATGTGAAAGTGAGCAAACAAAATCCCGCCGGCAATGAAACCATTACCGCCAGCGTGACCGTGACCAATACCGGTAAATATGCCGGCGAAGAGGTAGTACAACTCTACCTCACCGACCCGGTAGCCTCCGTCACCCGCTCCGTACAGGACCTCATCGGATTCCGTAAAATATCCCTGCAGCCCGGCGAAAGCAAGGAAGTAAGCTTCAACATCTCACCGGACAACCTGAAGTTCTACAACAGCAATCTCCAATACGTCTGGGAACCGGGCGAATTCATTATCCGCATTGGTACCAGCTCCGCGGATACAAAATCTGCGACGGTCAACTGGAAAAAATAA
- a CDS encoding TolB family protein, whose amino-acid sequence MITRTLTSVTFFFLQALFCMGYSYAQAPAGVHSYLEIIDIRTGKRTVVYSAAGLLESPNWSKDGRYLLYNKKGRLYRYWLSDRITDELPFDSTLQANNDHGFSPDGLQLAISAGDGGSRIYTASAEGGPLRQLTGQSPSYWHGWSPDGKTLAFVGQRNGDFDIYTIPADGGPEKRLTREKGLDDGPDYSPDGQYIYFNSYRTGRMQIWRMKADGSDPEQLTDDRYANWFPHPSPNGKQVVFLSFTEDQQQEHPFGRNVQLRLLDIVSQTVRDLTPVFFGGQGTINVPSWSPDGRRLAFVSYRIP is encoded by the coding sequence ATGATTACACGTACCCTGACGAGTGTCACTTTCTTTTTCCTGCAAGCCCTTTTTTGTATGGGGTATAGCTATGCGCAGGCCCCTGCCGGCGTGCACAGTTACCTCGAAATCATCGACATCAGGACCGGTAAACGAACGGTAGTTTATTCGGCAGCAGGACTGCTGGAATCGCCCAACTGGTCTAAAGACGGCCGTTACCTGCTTTATAATAAAAAAGGCCGGCTGTACCGGTACTGGCTGAGCGATCGGATAACGGACGAGCTGCCGTTTGACAGCACCTTACAGGCCAACAACGATCATGGTTTCTCACCGGACGGCTTACAGCTGGCTATCAGCGCCGGGGACGGCGGTTCCCGTATTTACACCGCTTCCGCCGAAGGAGGGCCCCTGCGGCAGCTCACCGGCCAATCCCCGTCTTATTGGCATGGCTGGAGCCCGGATGGTAAAACGCTGGCTTTTGTAGGGCAGCGCAACGGTGATTTTGACATCTATACCATTCCGGCAGACGGCGGGCCGGAAAAAAGGCTTACCCGGGAAAAAGGGCTGGACGACGGTCCGGACTACTCTCCCGACGGGCAGTACATTTATTTCAACTCCTACCGTACCGGCAGGATGCAGATCTGGCGGATGAAAGCCGACGGCAGCGATCCGGAACAGCTGACTGACGACCGTTACGCCAACTGGTTCCCCCACCCTTCTCCCAACGGGAAGCAGGTTGTATTCCTCAGTTTCACGGAAGACCAGCAGCAGGAACATCCTTTCGGCAGGAATGTACAGCTTCGTTTGCTCGACATCGTTAGCCAGACCGTCCGGGACCTTACACCGGTTTTCTTTGGAGGACAAGGCACAATCAATGTACCTTCGTGGTCTCCTGACGGCCGGCGGCTTGCCTTCGTATCCTACCGGATACCCTGA
- a CDS encoding inorganic diphosphatase: MDKTAVKVVIETPRGSTEKYDYDKKSGYFLLKKILPAGMVFPYDFGFIPGTRGEDGDPLDIMVLSEFRSFPGCMMECRLLGAIIAEQGKEKQKKVRNDRYLAVPICSGAFQYLHDIDQLPPEMTVQLEDFFINYNKAEGKVFQPHGLMNADGAFKEIKANSSRQKGK, translated from the coding sequence ATGGATAAAACGGCTGTTAAGGTGGTGATTGAAACCCCCAGAGGTAGTACAGAGAAATATGATTACGATAAGAAGTCAGGTTATTTCCTGCTGAAAAAAATTTTGCCGGCCGGCATGGTGTTCCCTTATGATTTCGGCTTCATCCCCGGCACCAGAGGGGAAGACGGCGACCCGCTGGATATCATGGTGCTCTCTGAGTTCAGAAGTTTTCCCGGCTGTATGATGGAATGCCGGCTGCTGGGCGCCATCATCGCAGAACAGGGGAAGGAAAAACAAAAGAAAGTGCGTAACGACCGGTACCTGGCCGTTCCCATCTGTTCCGGTGCTTTTCAATATTTACACGATATTGATCAGCTACCGCCTGAAATGACCGTTCAGCTGGAAGACTTTTTCATCAACTACAACAAGGCGGAAGGGAAAGTCTTTCAGCCGCATGGGCTGATGAATGCTGACGGCGCTTTCAAAGAGATCAAAGCCAACAGCAGCAGGCAAAAGGGGAAGTGA
- a CDS encoding glycosyltransferase, translating to MRHSIFTWHVHGSYLYYLSQGHYDIYIPVREARDEGYFGRGHTFPFGDNVHEIPFGDVKHYHFDCILFQSAKNYLTDQYEVLSAEQRSLPKIYLEHNTPHTDTVNQQHVVDDLGVLLVHVTHYNKLMWNNNRTPVTVISHGVTDTVEPYCGDIPGGLVTINHLQQRGRTLGWDIYQQVSREVPLELAGMGNAEGIGEILHPALPSVRSHYRFYFHPVRHTSLALAVCEAMMQGLPVVALATTELVTIIRDGVNGYIHTDVDYLIEKMQLLINDRDHALELGAAARQTALALFDIGRFTREWEAAFSRVVSPEWQSGNLFQRESAVV from the coding sequence ATGAGACACAGCATTTTTACCTGGCATGTACACGGTAGCTATCTGTACTATCTGTCGCAAGGCCATTATGATATCTACATCCCCGTGCGGGAAGCCCGTGATGAAGGTTATTTTGGAAGAGGCCATACATTTCCTTTTGGTGATAATGTGCATGAAATCCCTTTTGGGGATGTAAAGCACTACCATTTCGACTGCATCCTGTTTCAGTCTGCAAAGAACTATCTGACGGACCAGTATGAAGTGCTCTCTGCGGAACAGCGGTCGTTGCCGAAGATCTACCTGGAACATAATACGCCCCACACCGATACGGTCAACCAGCAGCATGTGGTAGATGACCTCGGCGTATTATTGGTACATGTTACCCATTACAACAAGCTGATGTGGAATAATAATCGTACGCCCGTTACTGTTATATCGCACGGCGTTACCGATACCGTAGAGCCTTATTGCGGCGATATACCCGGAGGGTTGGTAACTATTAACCACCTGCAGCAGCGGGGCCGTACGCTGGGCTGGGACATCTATCAGCAGGTAAGCCGGGAGGTACCGCTGGAACTCGCCGGCATGGGTAATGCGGAAGGGATAGGAGAGATATTGCACCCGGCCTTACCGTCGGTGAGAAGTCACTACCGCTTTTACTTTCACCCGGTAAGGCATACCAGCCTGGCGCTGGCAGTATGCGAGGCCATGATGCAGGGCCTGCCGGTGGTGGCGCTGGCTACCACAGAGCTGGTGACCATCATTCGCGACGGGGTGAACGGGTATATCCACACCGATGTGGACTACCTCATCGAAAAAATGCAGCTGCTTATCAACGACCGGGACCACGCCCTGGAGCTGGGAGCAGCCGCCCGTCAAACTGCGCTGGCGTTGTTTGACATCGGCCGCTTTACGAGAGAATGGGAAGCGGCGTTCAGCAGGGTGGTTTCGCCGGAGTGGCAATCGGGCAACCTCTTTCAGCGGGAGAGCGCCGTGGTTTAG
- a CDS encoding glycosyltransferase family 4 protein, whose amino-acid sequence MKRIAFISEHASPLAVLGGIDAGGQNVYVGELARQLAQKGYAVDIFTRRENKDYPRCLRWMQGIRIIHIDAGPPEQVEKERILPYMAAFRDDMLRFIREEKMDYQLIHANFFMSALVAMELKSILHIPYVVTFHALGHIRRLFQGDQDRFPPERVAIEEQTMAAADAIIAECPQDREDLLTHYNALAEKIAVIPCGVTPEEFFPIDKQLSRILLRLPQDERILLQLGRVVPRKGIDNVIQALAKLGSGQHKTRLIVVGGDAHPTQHNHEAQRLRMLAKELGVAARICFVGHKNRDELKYYYSAADLFITTPWYEPFGITPLEAMACGTPVIGANVGGIKYSVVDDVTGKLIPPKDPEALAGAINQLLANPEKREAMGEAAVNRIRKLFTWQQVAGRMHKLYETVLAHQDSRTIKAAI is encoded by the coding sequence ATGAAAAGAATAGCATTTATCAGTGAGCATGCTTCTCCTTTGGCAGTACTGGGTGGCATTGACGCCGGCGGACAAAACGTCTATGTGGGAGAACTGGCCCGGCAGCTGGCCCAGAAAGGATATGCCGTTGATATTTTTACGAGGCGGGAGAACAAGGACTACCCGCGGTGCCTGCGATGGATGCAAGGCATCCGCATTATTCATATCGATGCCGGTCCGCCGGAACAGGTGGAGAAAGAACGGATACTGCCGTATATGGCAGCTTTCCGCGATGATATGCTGCGGTTTATCCGGGAGGAGAAAATGGACTACCAGCTGATACATGCTAACTTTTTCATGTCCGCCCTGGTGGCCATGGAGCTGAAAAGCATACTGCATATTCCTTATGTCGTTACGTTCCATGCGCTGGGACATATCCGCCGTTTGTTCCAGGGCGACCAGGACCGCTTTCCGCCCGAGCGCGTTGCCATTGAAGAACAGACCATGGCGGCCGCAGACGCTATCATTGCGGAATGTCCGCAGGACAGGGAAGACCTGTTGACACATTACAACGCCCTGGCGGAGAAAATAGCGGTGATCCCCTGCGGGGTAACGCCGGAAGAATTTTTTCCGATAGATAAACAACTGTCGCGTATCCTGCTGCGTCTGCCACAGGACGAACGGATACTGCTGCAGCTGGGCCGTGTGGTGCCCCGAAAGGGAATAGACAATGTCATCCAGGCGCTGGCGAAGCTGGGCAGCGGACAGCACAAAACAAGGCTGATAGTGGTCGGCGGCGATGCGCACCCTACACAGCATAACCACGAAGCACAACGGTTGCGGATGCTGGCCAAAGAGCTGGGTGTGGCCGCCAGGATCTGTTTTGTGGGACATAAAAACAGGGACGAGCTGAAATATTACTATTCAGCAGCTGACCTGTTTATCACGACACCCTGGTATGAGCCCTTCGGTATTACGCCGCTGGAAGCCATGGCCTGCGGTACGCCGGTCATTGGCGCCAATGTAGGAGGGATTAAATATAGTGTAGTCGATGACGTTACCGGTAAACTGATACCGCCGAAAGACCCGGAAGCGCTGGCCGGTGCTATCAATCAGCTGCTGGCCAATCCCGAAAAGCGCGAGGCGATGGGAGAAGCGGCGGTAAACCGGATACGGAAGCTGTTTACCTGGCAGCAGGTAGCCGGCCGTATGCATAAGTTATACGAAACAGTGCTGGCTCACCAGGATTCAAGGACCATTAAAGCCGCCATATGA
- a CDS encoding D-glycero-alpha-D-manno-heptose-1,7-bisphosphate 7-phosphatase, which produces MNKAVFIDKDGTLIKDVPYNADPHKVVLEPGAGVALAALQAAGFMLIMVTNQSGVAHGYFQEEDLLPVFDRIQELLGEAGVQLDAVYYCPHHPAGKTERYRQSCICRKPRPGMLLHAARDHHLHLHQSWMIGDILHDMEAGNRVGCRTILIDNGHETQWDFNAFNTPDFRVPSLTAAADTILESAQNKAYGNFL; this is translated from the coding sequence ATGAACAAAGCTGTGTTTATAGACAAGGATGGGACCCTGATTAAAGATGTGCCCTATAATGCCGACCCGCACAAAGTAGTGCTGGAGCCGGGCGCCGGCGTAGCGCTGGCCGCCTTGCAGGCGGCAGGGTTTATGCTGATCATGGTTACTAACCAGTCGGGCGTGGCCCATGGTTACTTCCAGGAAGAAGACCTCCTTCCGGTATTTGACAGGATACAGGAGCTGCTGGGAGAGGCCGGCGTTCAACTGGATGCCGTGTATTACTGCCCGCATCATCCGGCGGGTAAAACAGAACGTTACCGCCAGTCGTGTATCTGTCGGAAACCGAGACCGGGCATGTTATTACATGCTGCGCGCGATCATCACCTGCACCTGCATCAATCCTGGATGATCGGAGATATCCTGCACGACATGGAAGCGGGCAACCGCGTAGGTTGCCGTACTATCCTGATTGACAACGGCCATGAAACACAATGGGATTTTAATGCTTTTAATACACCGGACTTCCGTGTGCCATCACTGACAGCCGCGGCAGACACGATTCTTGAGTCAGCCCAAAACAAAGCGTATGGAAACTTTCTTTAA
- the rfaE2 gene encoding D-glycero-beta-D-manno-heptose 1-phosphate adenylyltransferase — METFFKQLCAREKQFKVLVVGDLILDVYLKGRSTRLCPEAAAPVLEIATCEQAPGGAGNTAYNLASMGAIVTCMGVTGNDEGALDICGLLTQQQINAAVIKAPDRGTMVKTRLVAGTQLLTRYDSGTETAISAALEQQLIAKLESCYGQYDAVVLADYHKGLFTPRVIAALESLRRLYDNFLAVDAKDLRQFASLRPSVAKPNSLEVAQLLHLQFGAGKRTEALQDVGRDLYALTGAAVTTVTLDDEGALVFIKDQLAAHTTAHKVRHPQVSGAGDTYISTYTLASLYGADPVSAATIAGMAAGIAITKDTTASCTSAELMAASAVQGKFVEDIATLAMLGTLYRNAGSRIVFTNGCFDILHSGHVNYLRNARELGDVLIVGINTDDSIRRLKGNDRPVNTLAERMEVLAGLSAVTHIIPFGEFTDDTPCELITALRPDIFVKGGDYTLETLPEAQLVEQLGGKVQLLPLVKGRSTTAIIREISSRKLLPASYKTGV; from the coding sequence ATGGAAACTTTCTTTAAACAGTTATGCGCACGCGAAAAACAATTTAAAGTACTGGTAGTAGGAGACCTTATTCTGGACGTCTATCTGAAAGGGCGGAGTACCCGCCTGTGCCCGGAGGCTGCGGCGCCGGTACTGGAGATTGCTACGTGCGAACAGGCGCCGGGTGGCGCCGGCAATACGGCATACAATCTCGCCAGCATGGGTGCGATAGTAACCTGTATGGGCGTTACCGGCAACGACGAGGGCGCCCTCGACATCTGCGGCCTGCTAACCCAGCAACAAATCAATGCCGCCGTCATCAAAGCGCCCGACAGGGGCACGATGGTGAAGACGCGCCTGGTGGCCGGCACGCAGCTGCTGACCCGTTACGACAGCGGTACGGAAACCGCGATATCAGCGGCGTTGGAACAACAGCTGATAGCAAAACTGGAATCCTGCTATGGTCAGTATGATGCCGTTGTGCTGGCTGATTACCATAAAGGGCTGTTTACGCCCCGTGTGATAGCGGCGCTGGAATCACTGCGCCGGCTATACGATAATTTTTTAGCAGTGGATGCGAAAGACCTGCGGCAGTTTGCATCATTACGGCCTTCGGTCGCAAAGCCCAACAGCCTCGAGGTGGCACAGCTGCTGCATTTGCAGTTTGGCGCCGGTAAAAGGACGGAAGCGCTTCAGGATGTGGGCAGGGACCTCTATGCCCTCACGGGAGCAGCGGTCACTACTGTCACGCTGGATGACGAAGGAGCGCTGGTCTTTATCAAAGATCAGCTGGCAGCACATACCACTGCGCATAAGGTGCGTCATCCGCAGGTGTCCGGAGCCGGGGATACTTATATCAGCACTTATACGCTGGCATCGCTTTATGGAGCGGACCCGGTATCTGCGGCCACTATCGCAGGCATGGCAGCGGGCATTGCCATTACAAAGGATACTACTGCGTCCTGCACTTCAGCGGAACTGATGGCCGCATCGGCGGTGCAGGGCAAATTTGTGGAGGACATCGCCACCCTGGCCATGCTGGGCACACTGTACCGCAATGCCGGCAGCAGGATCGTTTTTACCAACGGCTGTTTCGATATCCTGCACAGCGGTCATGTGAACTACCTGCGCAACGCGCGTGAGCTGGGTGACGTACTGATCGTCGGCATTAACACCGATGACAGCATCCGCCGCCTGAAAGGAAACGACAGGCCCGTGAATACACTGGCAGAACGAATGGAGGTACTGGCCGGACTATCGGCCGTGACCCATATCATCCCCTTTGGTGAGTTTACAGACGATACTCCCTGTGAACTGATTACAGCCCTGCGGCCTGATATTTTTGTTAAAGGAGGAGATTATACACTGGAAACGCTGCCGGAAGCGCAGCTGGTGGAACAGCTGGGCGGAAAAGTACAGTTGTTGCCGCTGGTGAAAGGAAGATCTACTACTGCTATTATCAGGGAGATCTCCAGCCGGAAGCTTTTACCTGCGTCTTATAAAACAGGAGTCTGA
- a CDS encoding glycosyltransferase family 9 protein, which yields MHYPWNECKKILCIRLDNMGDLLMSAPAFRALKEAGRCQLSVLTSAAAAPAAALLPEIDNVFVFNAPWVKQDHVTTPDTYQELVAMLAHEHFDAAIIFTVFSQSPLPAALMAMQAGIPLRLAYCRENPYQLLTHWMPDKEPFETPLHQVERDLQLVRYMGAPVIDSRLSIQTDETLWPGIVRKLAVHKADPHKPWMLLHPMVQDAKRQFSFVKWVEIGREIIRQHDCQLLITGNSGEEADAARLQQAIGDHRAINMAGAFSLREFALLVRRSPLIISVNTGTIHIAAATSTPVIVLYAMTNLQHTPWHGRGTVLYFDVPEKQQSRNTLLTWHYQQIKKKQLPMATVENVLHAVNKALQLV from the coding sequence ATGCACTATCCATGGAACGAATGTAAAAAAATCCTGTGCATACGGTTAGATAATATGGGAGATCTCCTCATGAGCGCTCCCGCTTTCCGTGCGCTTAAAGAAGCCGGCCGCTGCCAGCTGTCGGTACTTACTTCTGCAGCCGCGGCCCCCGCCGCGGCATTGCTACCCGAGATAGACAACGTATTTGTGTTCAACGCGCCGTGGGTAAAACAGGACCATGTGACCACACCGGATACTTACCAGGAACTGGTGGCGATGCTGGCCCATGAACATTTTGACGCCGCGATCATCTTCACGGTCTTTAGCCAGAGTCCTTTACCCGCGGCTTTAATGGCAATGCAGGCGGGCATTCCGCTGCGGCTGGCCTATTGCCGGGAGAATCCTTACCAGTTGCTGACACACTGGATGCCTGACAAGGAGCCTTTTGAAACGCCGCTGCACCAGGTGGAGCGCGACCTGCAGCTGGTGAGGTATATGGGAGCGCCGGTGATCGATTCCAGGTTATCCATACAAACGGATGAGACGCTGTGGCCGGGCATTGTCCGTAAACTGGCAGTGCATAAGGCAGATCCGCACAAACCGTGGATGTTGCTGCATCCGATGGTACAGGACGCCAAACGGCAGTTTAGTTTTGTCAAATGGGTGGAGATAGGACGCGAAATTATCCGGCAGCATGACTGCCAGTTGCTGATCACCGGCAACAGTGGGGAAGAGGCCGATGCTGCCAGGCTACAACAGGCCATCGGCGACCATCGTGCTATTAATATGGCGGGTGCTTTTTCGCTTCGCGAGTTCGCCTTGCTGGTGAGAAGAAGTCCGTTGATCATTTCGGTGAATACCGGTACTATTCATATTGCGGCGGCTACTTCCACGCCGGTGATCGTGTTGTATGCCATGACCAACCTGCAGCATACGCCGTGGCATGGAAGAGGGACGGTGCTGTATTTCGATGTGCCGGAGAAACAGCAAAGCAGGAATACTTTGTTGACCTGGCACTATCAGCAGATAAAGAAAAAGCAGTTGCCCATGGCAACGGTGGAAAATGTGCTGCACGCCGTCAACAAGGCGTTGCAGCTGGTTTGA
- a CDS encoding glycosyltransferase family 9 protein, with protein sequence MLQDVQRIIILRALKLGDLLCTVPAFRALRLAFPTAHITLAGLPWATAFQERFPHYIDELVTFPGYPGLPEQEPDAAAFDAFMQGRQQAGYDLALQLQGNGTIVNDIVKQWNARYTAGFVPAGETPPTPLFTTYPEDLHEIQRHLRLLEHIGIPATQTMLEFPLTSADRRAFEALALPAGDYEYVCIHPGASVPERRWPTAYFAAMADYLASEGWKVILTGTAQEKALTAEVKGYMRFPAIDLAGGTSLGCMAQLIRNCRALVCNCTGVSHIAAATATPSLVISMDGEPHRWAPLRHHLHCTIDWTRQPAMERIYHQCDELLARTSHREPVFKPAATPC encoded by the coding sequence ATGTTACAAGATGTGCAACGTATCATCATACTCCGCGCCCTGAAGCTGGGCGATCTGTTATGCACGGTTCCTGCCTTCCGGGCGTTGAGGCTGGCTTTCCCGACAGCGCATATTACGCTTGCCGGCCTGCCATGGGCCACTGCCTTTCAGGAACGTTTCCCGCATTATATCGATGAACTGGTGACGTTCCCCGGTTATCCCGGCCTGCCGGAACAGGAGCCTGATGCCGCGGCGTTCGATGCTTTTATGCAGGGAAGGCAGCAGGCTGGTTACGACCTGGCGCTGCAACTACAAGGCAACGGCACTATCGTCAACGATATTGTGAAACAGTGGAATGCCCGGTACACGGCCGGGTTTGTGCCGGCAGGCGAAACACCGCCCACGCCTTTGTTCACCACCTACCCGGAGGATTTGCATGAGATCCAGCGGCATCTGCGCCTGCTGGAACATATCGGCATACCCGCCACACAAACGATGCTGGAGTTCCCGCTCACATCGGCCGACAGGCGTGCTTTTGAAGCGCTGGCACTCCCGGCAGGCGATTATGAATATGTCTGTATCCATCCCGGCGCCAGCGTGCCGGAACGGCGGTGGCCCACCGCATACTTCGCCGCTATGGCCGATTACCTGGCCAGCGAAGGATGGAAAGTAATACTGACAGGCACCGCGCAGGAAAAAGCCCTCACCGCGGAAGTGAAGGGCTACATGCGGTTTCCCGCCATCGATCTTGCCGGCGGCACCTCGCTGGGCTGTATGGCACAACTGATCAGGAATTGCCGCGCGCTGGTATGCAATTGTACCGGCGTATCCCATATCGCAGCGGCCACCGCTACGCCCAGCCTGGTGATCAGCATGGACGGAGAGCCGCACCGTTGGGCGCCGCTCCGGCATCACCTGCATTGTACGATCGACTGGACACGGCAGCCTGCGATGGAGCGTATCTACCACCAGTGTGACGAATTGCTGGCACGCACCAGTCACAGAGAGCCGGTATTCAAACCAGCTGCAACGCCTTGTTGA